In Cystobacter ferrugineus, the following proteins share a genomic window:
- a CDS encoding ABC1 kinase family protein codes for MKEDDQAKSLRERLLGTERTLTRSGAERLWKTGRGAAGLAFSALGGRLRGKGEGLGAADARAVAQLVSRLGELKGLAMKAGQILGYIDPTLPEELRGLLSVLQTASPASPFPQVEAELRTALGARADLLLAGLERQPISVASIGQVHRARLPEGTEVAVKVRHPGIDEAFRSDFRTAGAGSTFAALLVPGAASSVRGFIEEARTVMLEECDFALERERQATFARLLADDETLLIPAVEPDWCARTVLTTRWTPGRSLDAFLEANPSQEVRDRMGIALFSFYVGMLYRHGLFHGDPHPGNYAFREDGRAVVYDFGCVRHFEPATVLAFSTLLEAVRADETPRMSEALEALGARPPTDAEGRAMLRTLLRGFFAPLLEHGAHPMHPGPGLEAQQLLRDKRFLAKLSLPGRFLFLFRLRFGLYAVLARLGSVVDWGTLESRWAEEAQQRGGTSA; via the coding sequence GTGAAAGAGGATGATCAGGCGAAGTCGCTTCGGGAGCGGCTGCTCGGAACGGAGCGGACGCTGACCCGCTCTGGCGCCGAGCGGTTGTGGAAGACGGGACGCGGGGCCGCGGGGCTGGCGTTCTCGGCGCTCGGCGGCCGGCTGCGCGGCAAGGGCGAGGGACTCGGAGCGGCGGATGCGCGCGCCGTCGCTCAGCTCGTGTCGCGGCTGGGCGAGCTGAAGGGCCTCGCGATGAAGGCCGGTCAGATCCTCGGCTACATCGATCCGACGCTCCCGGAGGAGCTTCGCGGACTGCTCTCCGTCCTGCAGACGGCCTCTCCCGCCAGCCCGTTTCCCCAGGTGGAGGCGGAACTGCGCACGGCCCTGGGGGCGCGCGCGGACCTGCTGCTCGCCGGACTCGAGCGCCAGCCCATCTCCGTCGCAAGCATCGGGCAGGTCCACCGGGCACGTCTTCCCGAGGGCACCGAGGTCGCGGTGAAGGTGCGGCACCCCGGCATCGACGAGGCATTCCGGAGTGACTTCCGGACCGCGGGCGCCGGCTCTACGTTCGCGGCGCTGCTCGTCCCCGGGGCCGCCTCGTCCGTGCGCGGCTTCATCGAGGAGGCGCGCACCGTCATGCTCGAGGAGTGTGACTTCGCTCTGGAGCGCGAGCGGCAGGCCACCTTCGCACGGCTGCTGGCGGACGATGAGACACTCCTCATCCCCGCCGTCGAGCCCGACTGGTGCGCCCGCACCGTGCTCACCACCCGCTGGACGCCCGGGCGCTCCCTCGACGCGTTCCTGGAGGCGAATCCCTCCCAAGAGGTTCGAGACCGGATGGGCATCGCGCTGTTCTCGTTCTACGTCGGGATGCTCTACCGGCACGGCCTCTTCCACGGGGATCCACACCCGGGCAACTACGCATTCCGAGAGGATGGCCGTGCCGTCGTCTATGACTTCGGCTGCGTCCGCCACTTCGAGCCCGCGACGGTGCTCGCCTTCTCGACGCTCCTCGAGGCCGTGCGCGCCGACGAGACTCCGAGGATGAGCGAGGCCCTGGAAGCACTCGGCGCCAGGCCTCCCACCGACGCGGAGGGACGGGCGATGCTGCGCACGTTGCTGCGCGGCTTCTTCGCGCCACTGCTCGAACACGGTGCCCACCCCATGCACCCGGGCCCGGGCCTGGAGGCCCAGCAACTCCTCCGGGACAAGCGGTTCCTCGCGAAGCTCTCGCTCCCCGGCCGCTTCCTGTTCCTGTTCCGCTTGCGCTTCGGTTTGTACGCGGTACTCGCGCGGCTGGGCTCCGTCGTGGATTGGGGCACGCTCGAGAGCCGGTGGGCCGAGGAAGCCCAGCAACGCGGCGGCACGAGCGCATGA
- a CDS encoding bestrophin family protein, whose translation MIDYDPHRWWTYFHYLRGSMIKEIVYRVMACVLWSVGVVAVHLHVRPMDIQPTVHTLAGISLSLLLVFRTNSSYDRFWEGRKLWGGIVNETRNLARAAGVFLRGDAALYGALLRWTTAFPYASAAALRGSSADLGPRAAELPPEQVAQVRGAQHVPLAVARRMSELLDEGRRRGYYAEYVQLQLDQNVQLLIDYLGGCERIHKTPMPFAYMLHLRRALVLYCFSLPLALVDVFGWATVPATFVVAYLFFGIEEIGVEIEDPFGNDDNDLPLERICDTIQKNLTALLPADGSAPQVSPTP comes from the coding sequence ATGATCGACTACGACCCGCATCGCTGGTGGACGTATTTCCATTACCTCCGGGGCTCGATGATCAAGGAGATCGTCTACCGGGTGATGGCCTGCGTCCTGTGGTCCGTGGGGGTGGTGGCCGTCCATCTCCATGTGCGGCCCATGGATATCCAGCCCACCGTGCACACGCTGGCGGGCATCTCGCTCAGCCTCCTGCTCGTCTTCCGCACCAACTCCTCCTATGACCGTTTCTGGGAGGGGCGGAAGCTGTGGGGCGGCATCGTCAACGAGACGCGCAACCTGGCACGCGCCGCCGGCGTCTTCCTGCGCGGCGACGCCGCCCTCTATGGCGCGCTGCTGCGCTGGACCACGGCCTTCCCCTACGCGTCCGCCGCGGCGCTCCGGGGGAGTTCGGCTGATCTGGGGCCCAGGGCGGCCGAACTCCCGCCCGAGCAGGTGGCACAGGTGCGTGGTGCCCAGCACGTGCCGCTCGCCGTGGCTCGGCGGATGAGTGAGCTGCTCGACGAGGGCCGGCGCCGCGGCTACTACGCCGAATACGTCCAGTTGCAGCTCGACCAGAACGTCCAGTTGCTCATCGACTATCTGGGCGGCTGTGAGCGCATCCACAAGACGCCCATGCCCTTCGCGTACATGCTGCACCTGCGCCGGGCGCTCGTCTTGTATTGCTTCTCGCTGCCCCTGGCCCTGGTGGACGTGTTCGGGTGGGCCACGGTGCCGGCCACGTTCGTCGTCGCCTACCTCTTCTTCGGCATCGAGGAGATCGGCGTGGAGATCGAGGATCCCTTCGGCAACGACGACAACGATCTGCCCCTGGAGCGCATTTGCGACACCATCCAGAAGAACCTGACGGCGCTCCTGCCCGCCGACGGGTCCGCGCCCCAGGTCAGTCCCACCCCCTGA
- a CDS encoding DUF7594 domain-containing protein codes for MRAWARAVGISWGLALLGGCGEGASPEEALDSLKSQAQARSGTPVPACEPETFSYEVQVHPSDDTSVTADAPASFFGLSRTLLSDANPRQEAYLRFSTAAKGFQRARLILHVADGSSDGPALYATEPTWDENSLTWHTRPAPRGQALGNLGAVSAGARVEYDVTAAVRDGGNTHAFVLVPDSGDGTDFYSKEEPRYELQPVLVLTFTTSACTRQGSGGAVTGVSREGGPGDEQARDMAMDANGGFVIAGESSTDRLGLTLSRYRADGAQEWSRVFPLEDGSSLDPSRVTITPLGNILVVGTYSGSPDLGTGPLPAAMGYNLFIAKFTPHGRPVWLKGFSASDGQKPSPIFAFAVTTDAQGSLLVAGYFHGAMNLGGDTLDAGSRSREPYLLPGMFLARFSWEGEHLWSRAWDAGSLGTEGHALATDSAGNVLLGGVASPDFTTGSSELGVTGTRTPFIASFSPADGQLQWSRPLNGASGLVKGLAVLAQDAVAFTGQFSGTFTFNEQAVSSTPSSDLMLGILEAQGTERWARRYGGEEASEYPRRLGSDAAGNLVVMGVASGVADLGGGPISPSWYDTHGFVASYGPTGEHRWSRSLNSWMEPSLLGVQPSGETLAGGAFDGPMTFAGTTYIPVEDSDTLWLRLAP; via the coding sequence GTGAGGGCGTGGGCACGGGCGGTGGGGATTTCGTGGGGACTGGCGCTGCTGGGGGGTTGTGGAGAAGGTGCCTCGCCAGAGGAGGCGCTGGACTCGCTGAAGTCCCAGGCGCAGGCCAGGAGCGGCACGCCAGTCCCGGCGTGCGAGCCCGAGACCTTCTCCTACGAGGTCCAGGTTCATCCCTCGGATGACACCTCTGTCACCGCGGATGCTCCCGCCTCGTTCTTCGGCCTGTCGCGGACGCTCCTGTCCGACGCCAATCCCCGGCAGGAGGCGTACCTGCGCTTCTCCACCGCCGCCAAGGGCTTCCAGCGGGCACGGCTGATCCTCCATGTCGCGGACGGCTCCTCCGATGGCCCCGCGCTGTATGCCACCGAGCCCACCTGGGACGAGAACTCGCTGACGTGGCACACGCGTCCGGCTCCGCGAGGGCAAGCCCTGGGCAACCTGGGCGCCGTCTCCGCGGGAGCCCGGGTGGAATACGACGTGACCGCCGCCGTACGGGACGGGGGCAACACCCATGCCTTCGTCCTCGTGCCCGACAGCGGCGATGGCACGGACTTCTACTCGAAGGAGGAGCCTCGGTACGAGCTGCAGCCGGTGCTCGTGCTCACCTTCACCACCAGCGCCTGCACCCGTCAGGGCAGCGGGGGGGCCGTCACCGGCGTCTCGCGAGAGGGTGGCCCGGGGGATGAGCAGGCGAGGGATATGGCCATGGACGCCAACGGGGGATTCGTCATCGCGGGCGAGTCCAGCACGGACCGTCTGGGATTGACGCTCTCGCGCTATCGCGCCGATGGTGCCCAGGAATGGTCGCGCGTCTTCCCCCTCGAGGACGGCTCGTCTCTGGATCCCTCCCGGGTGACGATCACCCCCCTGGGCAACATCCTCGTGGTGGGCACGTACTCGGGCTCGCCCGATCTGGGCACCGGGCCGCTCCCCGCCGCCATGGGCTACAACCTCTTCATCGCCAAGTTCACTCCCCATGGCAGGCCCGTGTGGCTCAAGGGATTCAGCGCGAGTGATGGGCAGAAGCCCTCGCCCATCTTCGCCTTCGCCGTGACCACGGATGCCCAGGGCAGCCTGCTCGTCGCCGGTTATTTCCACGGCGCCATGAACCTGGGCGGTGACACCCTGGACGCGGGGAGCCGCAGCCGTGAGCCCTACCTGCTTCCGGGGATGTTCCTCGCCCGGTTCTCCTGGGAGGGTGAGCACCTCTGGTCCCGAGCCTGGGACGCGGGCAGTCTGGGCACCGAGGGGCATGCGCTGGCGACGGACAGCGCGGGCAACGTGTTGCTCGGTGGCGTGGCGAGCCCGGACTTCACCACCGGCTCCAGCGAGCTGGGAGTCACGGGCACGCGGACCCCGTTCATCGCCTCTTTCTCCCCGGCCGATGGCCAGTTGCAATGGTCACGGCCGCTCAATGGCGCCAGCGGGCTCGTGAAGGGGCTGGCGGTGTTGGCCCAGGACGCGGTGGCCTTCACCGGGCAGTTCAGCGGAACCTTCACCTTCAATGAGCAGGCGGTGTCCAGCACCCCCTCGTCGGACCTCATGCTGGGCATCCTGGAGGCACAGGGCACGGAGCGCTGGGCCCGCCGGTATGGAGGGGAGGAGGCCTCGGAATACCCGCGGCGGCTGGGCTCGGACGCGGCGGGCAACCTCGTGGTGATGGGGGTCGCCTCGGGCGTGGCGGACCTCGGGGGCGGACCGATCAGCCCTTCCTGGTATGACACCCACGGCTTCGTGGCCAGCTATGGCCCCACCGGCGAGCACCGCTGGTCCCGGAGCCTGAACTCGTGGATGGAGCCCTCCCTGCTGGGCGTCCAGCCCTCGGGCGAGACGCTCGCCGGGGGCGCCTTCGATGGGCCGATGACGTTCGCCGGTACGACGTACATCCCTGTTGAGGACTCGGACACGCTGTGGCTGCGGCTGGCGCCTTGA
- a CDS encoding pyridoxal phosphate-dependent decarboxylase family protein: protein MDKNLIADLRGLEALLEQVKTEASSFLNRLDELPPAVKATPRDALSLPEQGLGAEPSLRLFMERYGQELGGSTGPRYFGFVQGGTTPAALAGDWMVSTFDLNSSHPGSSAAPQVEQETLEMLRQLLALPETFSGGFVSGATMSNFVGLACGRQWVARQLGVDVAEKGLYALGPIPTLSATPHSSTLKALSMLGMGRGCVVRVRAWPGREAMDVEALRVQLDALGGKPCIVVASAGTVNTGDYDDLEAIGRLKERHPFWLHVDGAFGGLAACSPELAHLTRGMELADSVTVDAHKWLNVPYDSALQFTRHPELLLEIFRNNAPYLDVRQGPAPFADQGPENSRRFRALPAWLTLMAYGRSGYRDIIERNCRLARMLGERIAGSTAFELLAPVRLNIVCFTLRQQGGATQEDIRAFLDRLRDDGRLFLSPTVLNGVPGMRAALSNWRTTERDIEIAWAALLEMASQGRPAPVR from the coding sequence ATGGACAAGAACCTGATTGCGGACCTGCGGGGGTTGGAGGCGTTGTTGGAGCAGGTGAAGACAGAGGCGTCCTCGTTCCTGAACCGGCTCGACGAGCTGCCTCCCGCGGTGAAGGCCACGCCCCGGGACGCCCTGTCATTGCCCGAGCAGGGGTTGGGCGCGGAGCCGTCCCTGCGTCTCTTCATGGAGCGGTATGGGCAGGAGCTGGGAGGGAGCACGGGGCCTCGCTATTTTGGCTTCGTCCAGGGCGGGACCACCCCCGCGGCCCTGGCGGGGGATTGGATGGTGAGCACGTTCGATTTGAACTCCTCTCATCCCGGAAGCTCCGCCGCGCCCCAGGTGGAACAGGAGACGCTCGAGATGCTGCGCCAGCTCCTGGCCCTGCCCGAGACCTTCTCCGGCGGCTTCGTGTCGGGGGCGACCATGTCGAACTTCGTGGGCCTGGCCTGCGGGAGGCAATGGGTGGCCCGTCAACTCGGCGTGGACGTGGCCGAGAAGGGTCTGTACGCGCTGGGGCCCATTCCCACCCTGAGCGCCACGCCTCATTCCAGCACCCTCAAGGCGCTGTCCATGCTCGGCATGGGACGTGGCTGTGTGGTTCGGGTGCGCGCCTGGCCCGGGCGGGAAGCCATGGATGTCGAGGCGCTCCGCGTCCAGCTCGACGCCCTGGGTGGCAAGCCCTGCATCGTCGTGGCCAGCGCCGGGACGGTGAACACCGGGGACTACGACGACCTGGAGGCGATTGGCCGGCTCAAGGAGCGCCATCCGTTCTGGTTGCATGTCGATGGCGCCTTCGGAGGTCTCGCGGCGTGCTCGCCCGAACTCGCCCATCTGACGCGCGGCATGGAGTTGGCGGACTCGGTGACGGTGGACGCGCACAAGTGGCTGAACGTCCCGTATGACTCCGCCTTGCAGTTCACCCGCCACCCGGAGCTGTTGCTCGAGATCTTCCGCAACAACGCGCCGTACCTCGATGTGCGGCAGGGGCCCGCCCCGTTCGCGGACCAGGGGCCGGAGAACTCGCGCCGCTTCCGGGCGTTGCCCGCGTGGTTGACCCTGATGGCCTATGGCCGCTCGGGGTATCGGGACATCATCGAGCGCAACTGCCGGCTCGCGCGCATGTTGGGCGAGCGCATCGCGGGCTCCACCGCGTTCGAGCTGCTGGCTCCCGTGCGGCTGAACATCGTCTGCTTCACCCTGCGCCAGCAGGGGGGCGCCACCCAGGAGGACATCCGGGCCTTCCTGGATCGGCTCCGCGATGATGGGCGGCTCTTCCTCTCGCCGACCGTCCTGAACGGGGTGCCGGGGATGCGTGCCGCTCTCTCCAACTGGAGGACCACGGAGCGGGACATCGAGATCGCCTGGGCCGCCCTGCTGGAGATGGCATCCCAGGGTCGTCCGGCGCCTGTCAGGTGA
- a CDS encoding dienelactone hydrolase family protein: MKRVLGVLAGLLALTATAKPVQKPVVYELEGTKFEGVLVYDDAVKTPRPGLVLVPNWLGVNDPNVKQAVQVAGKQYVIFVADLYGQAVRPKNTDEAAKAAGTVKGDRNLLRARVNKALDVLRTEGKAVKLDAKKLGAIGFCLGGTAALELARSGAPVAGVVSFHGGLDAPLPAAEGSITAKVLALHGAEDPFVPPAEVKGFEEEMRKAKADWELVSYGGAVHSFTDVDANAPGQFQYNAKVARRAYLAMNNFFAEAFAK, translated from the coding sequence ATGAAGCGAGTGCTGGGCGTACTGGCGGGACTGCTGGCGCTGACGGCGACGGCCAAGCCCGTGCAGAAGCCGGTGGTGTATGAGCTGGAGGGAACGAAGTTCGAGGGCGTGCTCGTCTATGACGACGCCGTGAAGACCCCCCGTCCGGGGCTGGTGCTGGTTCCCAACTGGCTGGGCGTCAACGATCCCAACGTGAAGCAGGCGGTCCAGGTGGCCGGCAAGCAGTACGTCATCTTCGTCGCCGACCTGTACGGCCAGGCCGTGCGCCCCAAGAACACCGACGAGGCGGCCAAGGCCGCGGGCACGGTGAAGGGCGATCGCAACCTGCTGCGTGCGCGCGTGAACAAGGCCCTGGACGTGCTGCGCACCGAGGGCAAGGCGGTGAAGCTCGACGCGAAGAAGCTGGGCGCCATCGGCTTCTGCCTGGGCGGCACCGCGGCGCTGGAGCTGGCGCGCAGCGGCGCCCCCGTGGCGGGCGTGGTGTCCTTCCATGGTGGCCTGGACGCGCCCCTTCCCGCCGCCGAGGGCTCCATCACCGCCAAGGTGCTCGCGCTGCACGGGGCCGAGGATCCCTTCGTTCCCCCCGCCGAGGTGAAGGGCTTCGAGGAGGAGATGCGCAAGGCCAAGGCCGACTGGGAGCTGGTGTCCTACGGCGGCGCGGTGCACAGCTTCACCGACGTCGACGCCAACGCCCCGGGTCAGTTCCAGTACAACGCCAAGGTGGCCAGGCGCGCCTACCTGGCGATGAACAACTTCTTCGCCGAGGCCTTCGCGAAGTAG